Within Deinococcus actinosclerus, the genomic segment CTCCGGTTAAAAGGTTTGCAAAAACTTTCAACCCGAGCGGAGCAAGCAGGAGAGAAACGGGTTCCGGGCGTGGAGTTGGCAACCCGGTGTCCTTCCGGGTTGTTAACGAAACAGACGGAATCCGTATGACAGAAGACCGCGACCGCCACGTTCAGGGCGGTCGCGGTCTCGTCGGGCCTTACTTCAGGGTCAGGCTGGTGAGGATCGCGCGGCCTTCCTCGATCTGCTCGGCGGTGGTGCCGCTGGGCTGCACGAGGGTCGCGGTGAACAGGCGGTTGTTCTTCACGGTGAACACCTGCGTCCAGCGGACCATGCCGCCCTCGCCGTCCCCCAGGTACGACCAGAGGATCGCGGGCGTGCTGCCCAGCTTGACGGTCTTCTCGCCCAGCATCCTGAACTTGGGCACGTCCTTACCGAGCTGCGAGGCGAACAGGTCGCGGAAGTCCGCCAGGGTGGCCTTCAGCTTGGGGTCCACGTCCTGCACCTGCACGGTCACGGTGGGGCGCACGGTCCCCGCGTCGCGGTTGATGAAGGCCACGTCCGCGCCGGGGACGTTCTTCAGCGGAATCCAGCCGGCGGGCACGCGGATCGAGTAGCCCTTGGCGCTGGTGGCGGTCACGGCCTCGACCGTGCGCGTCCCCGTCGTCGCCGCGGGCGTGGCCTGGGCAGGCGTGGCGGCAGGCGGGGTGGCGGTGCCCTGGGCGTGGGCGGGGGTGAGGCTCAGGGCCGCGAGGAGCAGCGGGGCGAGCAGGCAGGCGCGCTTCATGAGCGTCAGGGTAGAGCCTGAAGGTGAGCCGAGTCTGACCGCAGGGCGCGTGAGAAGGCCACCTGACCGCCACCGAGATGCAGGTGGTGGGTGAGGCCCGCCGGGGCGTCCGAGGCGCGGTGCGCGATCATCAGCACGTGCGTGCCCTCGCGGGCCAGACCGGGCAGCAGCGTCAGGAACGCGGCGCGCGAGGCGGCGTCCAGGAAATCCAGGCCCTCGTCGAGGATCAGCAGGCGGGGCCGGTGCGCCACCGCGCGGGCCAGCAGCAGGCGCCGCAGCTGCCCCTGCGACAGCGACTCGGCGCCCCGGTCCAGCAGGTCGGTCAGGGCGAGATGCGCCGCCAGCTCCTCCACGGTGCGCGCCTGGTCCGGTGTCAGGTCCGGGCTGAAGCCCTCCGCGCCGCTCCAGGCGCTGCCGATCACCTCGCGGCCCGTCCAGTCGCGCCGCTGCCGGATGCCCAGCTCCGCGCTGACCAGCCCGATCTGCGCGCGGCGTTCGGTCAGCAGGTCGCGCCCCAGGAAGGGCCGCTGGACGCGCCCGCCCAGCGCGGAGTGCAGCTCCCCGGCGATCAGGCGCGCCAGGGTGCTCTTGCCGCTGCCGTTCTTCCCGGTCACCAGCCAGTGCTCCCCGAGTGCCACGTCCAGCTCAGCGGCCCCAGCGCCCGGTGCCCGTCCCGGAACACCACGGCGTCCTGCACGTCCACCAGCACCTCACCGCCACCCACCCCGCCCGGCAGCACCAGGGCAGGGGAGGGGACGTCGCCGTCCGGCGCGGCCTCGGTCACCACGCCGCCCTCCACCCGTAGCGTCCGCCAGGGCAGGTCCGGGGCCTCCTCGGGGCGGTGCGTGGCGAGCACCACGCCCACCCCCGACGCGTGCACCCGCGCGATCAGCGCGCCCAGCTCCGCGCGCGCCTGCGGGCTCAGGCCGTCCGTGAACTCGTCCAGCAGCAGCAGCTCCGGCGCGGGCATCAGCGCCGCGCCCAGCATCACCCGCCGCCGCTGCCCGTGACTCAGCGTCCGCACGTCCCGGCCCAGCAGCGCCCCCAGTCCGGTCAGCGCCGCCACCTCCGCCACGCGCGCCTGCGCCCCCGGTGTGGCCTCCCACAGGTTCAACCGCTCCCCGCTGTGCGCCGCGAGGAGCACGTCCCGCACGGTCTGCACCCACTCGCGCGTCAGGTAGAACGCCTCGGCGTCCGGGCCCACCAGCCGCAGCGACCGCCGCACCCGCACCGCCGACCGCTGCACCCCGCCCCCCAGCCCGTACACCCGCTCGCCACGCACCGGGGCCACCTCACCCGCCAGGAGGCGCAGCAGCGTCGTCTTGCCGCCCCCGTTCGGCCCCCACAGCCGCAGCGCCGCGCCGCGCGGCACGTCCAGCGTCACGCCGCGCAGGCGCGTGTCCCCACCCGCGATCACGTCCACGTCCCTCAGGGCCACCAGCGGCGCACTCATCCCCGCGAGTCTAGCGGCGCGTCCGGGAGTGGGCGGCCGCCCCATCTACGCGATCCGGCAGACGCCCGCCGGGCAGGGCGCGTGCTCTGCTGCGACCATGACGCGCACCCTGCACCTGATCAAGCATGGCAAGCCGCAGTTCCTGGCGGGCGTCCCGGCGCACGAGTGGCCGCTGGCCCCGGACGCCCTGACCGAGCTGCCCGCCCTGGCCGACCGGCTGGACCCGCGCCCGGACGTGATCGTGTGCTCGCTGGAACCCAAGGCGCACGCGACGGCGCAGGCGCTGGCCGGGCAGCTGGTGGTGCCGCTGCGGCCCATGCACGGCCTGCACGAGCAGCTGCGCTACACGGCCCGCTTTCACGCCGACCCGGCCGACTTCCAGGCGGAGTACCACGCGTTCTTCGCGCAGTCGGACCGGCTGGTGGTCGGCGAGGAGACCGCGCGGGATGCCTGCACCCGCTTCACGAACGTCGTGAACGCCGTCATGGCCGCCAACCCGCAGCCCACCGTGGCGGCCGTGGCGCACGGGACGGTCATCAGCCTGCTCGTCGCGGCGCGGCGCGGCGTGGACCCCTACCCGCTGTGGCGGGAGCTGCCCCTGCTGGGGGTGCTCAGCGTGCCGTGGGAACCCGGTCCGGCGGGGGCGCGTACTGCCCTGTAAAGGGAGGCACTTTCATGGGTTTCACCATTTTCGTCATGGTCCTGCTGCTGCTGGTGATCATCACGCTGTTCGCCGGGGTCAAGAGCGTCCCGCAGGGCAGCGAGTGGACGCAAGAGCGCTTCGGGAAGTTCCAGCGCACACTCAAGCCGGGGCTGAACATCATCATTCCGTACATCGACCGCATCGGCCGCCGCGTGAACATGATGGAACAGGTGCTCGACGTGCCCAGCCAGGAGGTCATCACCAAGGACAACGCCCTCGTGACCGTGGACGGCGTGGTGTTCTACCAGGTGCTCGACGCCGCCAAGGCCAGCTACGAGGTCAGCAACCTCCAGCAGGCGATCCTGAACCTCACCATGACGAACATCCGCACCGTGATGGGCAGCATGGACCTCGACGAACTGCTCTCAAACCGCGACCAGATCAACGCGCGCCTCCTGACGGTCGTGGACGAGGCCACCGAGCCGTGGGGCGTCAAAGCAACGCGAATCGAGGTGAAGGACATCAAGCCGCCCGCCGATCTGGTCGCCAGCATGGCCCGCCAGATGAAGGCCGAACGCGAGAAACGCGCCAACATCCTCGACGCCGAGGGCTTCCGGCAGGCCGCCATCCTGAAGGCCGAGGGCGAGAAGCAGGCCGAGATCCTCTCCGCCGAGGGGCGCCGGCAGGCGGCGTTCCTGGAGGCCGAGGCCCGCGAACGCGCCGCGCAGGCCGAGGCCGAGGCGACCCGGCTGGTCAGCGACGCGATTGCCGCCGGGAACGTGCAGGCCATCAACTACTTCGTCGCGCAGCGCTACGTGGACGCCCTGAAGGACATCGCCAGCGCCCCCAACCAGAAGACCCTGATCCTGCCGCTGGAAGCCACGAGCATCCTGGGCAGCCTGCAGGGCGTCGCGGAGATTGCGCGCGACGCCTTCGGACGCAAGGGCTAGCGCCGTGGACTGGCTGCCCACCCTGGAACGCGTGCAGTCCTGGCACTGGTGGGTGCTGGGCGCGCTGCTGCTGATCCTGGAAGTCGCCGCGCCCGGCATCTTCTTCGTGTGGCTGGCCCTGGCCGCCTTCGCGCTGGGCCTGCTGGTGTTCGTGCTCCCGATCCTGCCGGTCGCCGTGCAGCTGCTGCTGTTCGCCGCGCTGAGCGTCGCGGCCGTCACGCTGGGCCGCCGCTACGTCACGCGCCTGCTGCCGGACTCGCCCGAGGCGGGCCGCGTGAACCAGGGCTCACACCGGCTGGTGGGGCAGACGGTCACAGTCGTCACGCCCATCGTGAACGGCATCGGCCGCGTGCGGGTGGGGGACAGTGAGTGGCGCGCCACCGGCCCGGACACCCCGCAGGGCGCGCGGGTCGTGATCGTCGCGGCGGACGGCCCCACCCTGCACGTCCGTGAGGTCAACGGCACCTGGACCTGACGGACACCACGAAGAGGCGGCCCCAGGGTGTATCCGGGGCCGCCTCCTCTGCCGCGGTCATCCGCGCTGGGTGGGATACAGCCAGGGGCGCAGCAGGCGCGACAGCCACGGCAGCACCGGCCAGTTCAGGAACAGCGTGGACAGCGACGCGGTCGCCAGCGTCGCCGCCCACGCGGGCCACTCGCCGGTCACGGGCCGCAGCAGCGTGGCGAACAGCATGATCAGCGGGTACACGCCCACGATCCCCACGATGACGTTCTTCCACAGCGGCGGGGCAGGCAGGCGCGCGGGCCGGTCGAACCACGCCTCCAGACCCTGCGCCTCGCGGTACTCGACCTGGTCGGCGGTGAAGTCGTCCAGCTCCGCCAGCGCCTCGCGGTACGCCGGGGTGGCCCGCCACGCCTCCAGCGCCTGCGCGGACGCGAAGCGCACCAGCGTCACGTACTCCGCCACCGGGCCGTTCGTGTCCCGCAGGACGTGCAGGCCCACGAAGCCCGGCTGGGTGGCCTGCACCGCGTGCAGGCGGCGGGCCCACGCCTCGTACGCCTCCAGTTTCGAGCGGCGCACGCGCTCGGTGACGACCAGGGTGATCCCGGTGGAATGGGGCGGCAGAGCGGTGGGGGCAGCGGCATCGGACATCAGCCCCGCAGTCTACCCGATGGGCCGCCTGGAGCCCCGGGGCCGCGTGGGCGATACTGAGGGTCCCCCCGGTCCGCGCCCCCCACTGACGGAGGTTCACCGCATGCGTATCCGCCCCGCCCACCTGCCCCTGCTGGCCCTGAGCGTCCTGTCCGCCGCGCACGCCGCCACGTTCGACGTGTACACCTTCACGCCCCCGAGCGGCTGGACGCAGACGACCGTGAAGGGGATCACGCGCGTGAGCCGCACCGCAGGCGGGCAGTACTGCCTCTTCGACCTGTACCCCGCCACCAAAGGCAGCGGAAACGTGACACAGGACTTCCGCAACGAGTGGAACACCCTGGTCGTGACACCCTACGCGCCCGACGACGCCCCCGAGGAGGAGAGCGGCGAGCCGGTCAATGGCTGGCAGACCCACCTGGGCGGCGCATACTTCGCATACGAGGGCGGCACCAGTCTGGCGGTCCTGGCGACCTTCAGCGCGGCCGGGCAGGCGGCGAGTGTCCTGATGCTCGGCAACGACGAACAGTGCCTGGAGCAGTTCGACACGTTCCTGACCACCCTGCGCCTGAAGGCCTCCACCGCCCAGACCACAGCCGCGCCCACCCCACCGAAACCCGCCCCAGCCCCCACAGCGGGCAGCCTAAACACCGCGCCGCTGAAGAGCAGTTTCAAGTTCGACACCACCACCTTCGACGACGGCTGGGTGTCCGTCGTGCAGAAAGACTGGGTGCTCGCCCGGCGCGGCACCACCACCGTCCGCCTCCACTACCCCAGCGGCCCCAGCTACAACCCGGACTCCGACGCCGAACTGCGCGCCGCCTGGAACACCCTCGTCGCGCCCCGCTACCGCGACCTCCAGGGCTACGCGCAGAACTTCGACACCCTGAACTTCGAACGGCCCTACCTCGCCGCCGGGACCGCCACCAGCCTGGAGACCGGGGCGCGGGTATACGTCGCGCTGTTCCGGCAGGCCGAGAGCGGCTGGATCGAGATCGTCACCCCCGACCGCGACACCTTCCTGAAGGACTTCAGACTGGACCCCGCCCAGTTCTATGGCGTGGACGACGCCCTCCTGCGCCCCCTGCGGAACCTGCGCGGCCTGAACCGCTTCGCCGTCGCCGCCAGCGACCTCACCGGCACCTGGAGCAGCAACGCGGGCGGGTACACGCAGTGGGTGAACGCCTTCACCGGCCTCAGCGCCGGCGCCACCGGCTTCTCCAGCAACGAGACCTTCGAGTTCACCGGAACCGGCACGTACCGCTGGAGCCTCGCCATGGCCAGCGGTGTCGTCGGCGCGCAGACCTTCAGCGGCGCCAGATCCAGCGGCAAGCACGCCATGAAGAGCAACTGGCAGATCAGCTTCAGCGATATCGAAGGCAAACCCCGCGTGTACAACGCCTACTTCGAGGCCGGACGCGGCGGGCAGCGCATCCTCTGGATGCAGTCCGTCGGCAGCTACAGCGCCTACGTCAAGGTGAAATAGCCGTTCAGTCCAGCATCCGGCGGTGGTAATCCACCTGCCCCAGGTGCCAGTTCAGGTGCCCGTACAGGTGAAGCAGGAAGTACCGGGTGGTCATGCCCTCCGGGAAGCCCGGCAACTGCCGCGCACTCACCTCGTCCAGCCGCGCCGCGTCCAGACCGTCCAGGGCCGACACCACCCGCGCCGACACCTCCCGCAACCCCGCGATCAGGTCCGCGCGGGGCACGTCCCGCCGCGCGAACTCCGCCTCCCGGTCCCGCACGAACGTCACGCCGCCCAGGTCCGCGCCGACGAACTGCGACAGGTTCCCGATCAGGTGCAGCGCCAGCGTCCCCGCCGGATTCACGATGTCCCCCCGCACCCGCCACACCGACGCGTCATCCGGGTACGCCTCCAACTCCGCGATCAGCTTCCGGAGGTCCCGCACGAACAGCTCCCGCAGCTCAGGCCACATGACGGCAGCTTACCGGGACGAGGGTGCGCCGCAGGTCACCAGTAGGCCGCCGGGCCGGTAGAACTGCGGCTGGAAGGGATGAAGTTCCAGCGCTGCCGCATAGGTCGTGAGCAGCGGCAGATCAAACCGGCGCTTCCGGGATCGAAACCGGTAGCGACCCACGTCTTCGAATGCCAGCGGACAGCCCAACTGCCAGAACCGCCAGAAGCCGCCGTGATTGCGCAGGCCGACGGACCGCTGGCCCGTGGGCAGTTCCGGGGCGAGGATGGTCCATCCCAGCGCTTCCGCCGCCTCTCCATTCGTGCCGTGGGGCACCGCTTCTATGAGGACAGTATGGCACCCCAGCGTGCGAGCCAATCCGGGCATCACGCTGTGGGCATTCGTGCCCAACTGGTAGTTGTTGACGTACGCCGTCCACCCTGGTGAGGCAGTCGGGAAGAAGAGATGTCGCTGCCCCAGGAACGAGAGTGGGCGCAAACGGGCCAGGCTGCTCGTAACGTCCTCGGATGGCCCATCGAGCAGGTGGCACGCGTGTCCCTGTCCGGTCTGCGCGGTGACGAAGGCCCGCGCCGCCACATCAGGTGGGCAGGCCAGAAAATTCAGCCGCGTGCCAGTCGGCGCGGCGAAGGGCAGATCCTCCGCGCTGATCAGGCTCACTGGGGGGGAGGAGCAGTTTGCCTTCCAGGGGGGTGCTGAGGACGATGCTGGTGTCGCAGGTGAAGCCCATGTTGATCAGTTCGGTCAGCATGTTTTCCAGCGCGCCGACGTCCGGCACGGCGACTTTCAGGATGCAGGAGTTGTCCCCGGTGACGCTGTGGCATTCCAGCACGCCGTCGTGTCTGGTGGCCCAGCGGACCAGGGTGGGGTCGTTGCGGCCCGAATCCTGCACGCCGATGAACGCGGTAATGGTGCGGCCCAGCGGCTTGCTGGCGACGCGGATGCCGTAGCCGAGGATCACGCCGGCGTCTTCGAGGCGGCGGACGCGTTCGGTGACGGCGGGGGCGCTCAGGCCGACGCGGCGGCCGAGTTCGCGCATGCTCAGGCGGGAGTCCGTCTGGAGTTCCTGCAGGATGCGGTGGTCGAGGGGGTCGAGGTGGCCGCCGGACTGTCTCATCCGCACCACCTTAGCATTTGGAAGGTGGTGGGTGGCGTTTGCGAGCTTCGTGTGCGGCGAGCCCCGCGCACCTGACAGGCGACGCGCATTCCAATCCGGCCTGCACAGCGCGGACAATAAAGGAGCACTCAATTTGTGTCTCACCCGTTCACGCCGCACCACCGGAGGTTCTCCCATGCCGATTCACCCGCAGGCCACCCTTCGCAGCCAGATGATGCTGCCCCGCAACCACCGCGCCGACAAGTGGGCCGACGTGCCCGACGAGCAGTGGTACGACTGGAAATGGCAGCTGAAAAACCGCATCAACAGCGTCGCCGAACTCGAGGAAGTCCTCACCCTGACCGACAGCGAACGCAAGGGCGCCAGCGCGGAGGGCATCTTCCGCCTGGACATCACGCCGTACTTCGCCAGCCTCATGGACCGCGACGACCCCACCTGCCCCGTCAGGCGCCAGGTGATTCCCACCGAGGAAGAACTCCAGCCGTTCACGAGCATGATGGAAGACTCGCTGGCGGAGGACAAGCACAGCCCCGTCCCCGGCCTCGTGCACCGCTACCCGGACCGCGTGCTGATGCTCGTCACCACGCAGTGCGCCAGCTACTGCCGCTACTGCACCCGCAGCCGCATCGTGGGCGACCCCACCGAGACCTTCAACCCCGCCGAGTACGAGCAGCAGCTGAACTACCTGCGCAACACCCCCCAGGTGCGCGACGTGCTGCTGTCCGGCGGTGACCCCCTGACCCTCGCCCCGAAAGTCCTGGGTCGCCTGCTGGCCGAACTGCGCAAGATCGAGCACATCGAGATCATCCGCATCGGCACCCGCGTCCCCGTGTTCATGCCCATGCGCGTCACGCAGGAACTCTGCGACGTCCTCGCCGAGAACCACCCCGTGTGGATGAACATCCACGTCAACCACCCCAAGGAAATCACCCCGGAAGTCGCCGACGCCTGCGACCGCCTCACCCGCGCCGGCGTGCCCCTGGGCAACCAGAGCGTGCTGCTGCGCGGCGTGAACGACCACCCCGTCATCATGCAGAAACTCGTGCGTGAACTCGTCAAGATCCGCGTGCGCCCCTACTACATCTACCAGTGCGACCTCGTCCACGGCGCCGGGCACCTGCGCACCACCGTCAGCAAGGGCCTGGAAATCATGGAAAGCCTCCGCGGCCACACCAGCGGCTACTCGGTCCCTACCTA encodes:
- a CDS encoding PsbP-related protein, whose protein sequence is MKRACLLAPLLLAALSLTPAHAQGTATPPAATPAQATPAATTGTRTVEAVTATSAKGYSIRVPAGWIPLKNVPGADVAFINRDAGTVRPTVTVQVQDVDPKLKATLADFRDLFASQLGKDVPKFRMLGEKTVKLGSTPAILWSYLGDGEGGMVRWTQVFTVKNNRLFTATLVQPSGTTAEQIEEGRAILTSLTLK
- a CDS encoding DinB family protein — encoded protein: MWPELRELFVRDLRKLIAELEAYPDDASVWRVRGDIVNPAGTLALHLIGNLSQFVGADLGGVTFVRDREAEFARRDVPRADLIAGLREVSARVVSALDGLDAARLDEVSARQLPGFPEGMTTRYFLLHLYGHLNWHLGQVDYHRRMLD
- a CDS encoding histidine phosphatase family protein; translation: MTRTLHLIKHGKPQFLAGVPAHEWPLAPDALTELPALADRLDPRPDVIVCSLEPKAHATAQALAGQLVVPLRPMHGLHEQLRYTARFHADPADFQAEYHAFFAQSDRLVVGEETARDACTRFTNVVNAVMAANPQPTVAAVAHGTVISLLVAARRGVDPYPLWRELPLLGVLSVPWEPGPAGARTAL
- a CDS encoding ATP-binding cassette domain-containing protein; translated protein: MSAPLVALRDVDVIAGGDTRLRGVTLDVPRGAALRLWGPNGGGKTTLLRLLAGEVAPVRGERVYGLGGGVQRSAVRVRRSLRLVGPDAEAFYLTREWVQTVRDVLLAAHSGERLNLWEATPGAQARVAEVAALTGLGALLGRDVRTLSHGQRRRVMLGAALMPAPELLLLDEFTDGLSPQARAELGALIARVHASGVGVVLATHRPEEAPDLPWRTLRVEGGVVTEAAPDGDVPSPALVLPGGVGGGEVLVDVQDAVVFRDGHRALGPLSWTWHSGSTGW
- a CDS encoding SPFH domain-containing protein, translated to MGFTIFVMVLLLLVIITLFAGVKSVPQGSEWTQERFGKFQRTLKPGLNIIIPYIDRIGRRVNMMEQVLDVPSQEVITKDNALVTVDGVVFYQVLDAAKASYEVSNLQQAILNLTMTNIRTVMGSMDLDELLSNRDQINARLLTVVDEATEPWGVKATRIEVKDIKPPADLVASMARQMKAEREKRANILDAEGFRQAAILKAEGEKQAEILSAEGRRQAAFLEAEARERAAQAEAEATRLVSDAIAAGNVQAINYFVAQRYVDALKDIASAPNQKTLILPLEATSILGSLQGVAEIARDAFGRKG
- a CDS encoding ATP-binding cassette domain-containing protein — protein: MALGEHWLVTGKNGSGKSTLARLIAGELHSALGGRVQRPFLGRDLLTERRAQIGLVSAELGIRQRRDWTGREVIGSAWSGAEGFSPDLTPDQARTVEELAAHLALTDLLDRGAESLSQGQLRRLLLARAVAHRPRLLILDEGLDFLDAASRAAFLTLLPGLAREGTHVLMIAHRASDAPAGLTHHLHLGGGQVAFSRALRSDSAHLQALP
- the ablA gene encoding lysine 2,3-aminomutase; this translates as MPIHPQATLRSQMMLPRNHRADKWADVPDEQWYDWKWQLKNRINSVAELEEVLTLTDSERKGASAEGIFRLDITPYFASLMDRDDPTCPVRRQVIPTEEELQPFTSMMEDSLAEDKHSPVPGLVHRYPDRVLMLVTTQCASYCRYCTRSRIVGDPTETFNPAEYEQQLNYLRNTPQVRDVLLSGGDPLTLAPKVLGRLLAELRKIEHIEIIRIGTRVPVFMPMRVTQELCDVLAENHPVWMNIHVNHPKEITPEVADACDRLTRAGVPLGNQSVLLRGVNDHPVIMQKLVRELVKIRVRPYYIYQCDLVHGAGHLRTTVSKGLEIMESLRGHTSGYSVPTYVVDAPGGGGKIPVAPNYVLSHSPEKLILRNFEGYIAAYSEPTDYTGPDMLVPQDWQRKEPGQSGIFGLMEGERISIEPKEFAESRHRPGATQHRLNSREDKWAAHGIGAATDTAPDGMTQTAQPVSGD
- a CDS encoding NfeD family protein is translated as MDWLPTLERVQSWHWWVLGALLLILEVAAPGIFFVWLALAAFALGLLVFVLPILPVAVQLLLFAALSVAAVTLGRRYVTRLLPDSPEAGRVNQGSHRLVGQTVTVVTPIVNGIGRVRVGDSEWRATGPDTPQGARVVIVAADGPTLHVREVNGTWT
- a CDS encoding antibiotic biosynthesis monooxygenase, which codes for MSDAAAPTALPPHSTGITLVVTERVRRSKLEAYEAWARRLHAVQATQPGFVGLHVLRDTNGPVAEYVTLVRFASAQALEAWRATPAYREALAELDDFTADQVEYREAQGLEAWFDRPARLPAPPLWKNVIVGIVGVYPLIMLFATLLRPVTGEWPAWAATLATASLSTLFLNWPVLPWLSRLLRPWLYPTQRG